The DNA segment CACATATGCCGTAACCGTCACTGTATCCTTCTCATACTCCTGTGCACGCGCCTGCGCCTCCTCTCCTGTAAAAAGCGCATCTTCCGGCACATATCCTTCAGCCGAACCCGATCTGATCTTCGTCCAGCCATCCAGATATTCCAGCACCTGAGCCGCCGAATCTTTATAAAGTTTCCCGACCCAGTCGCCGGAATCATCC comes from the Desulfovibrio desulfuricans genome and includes:
- a CDS encoding SH3 domain-containing protein, encoding DDSGDWVGKLYKDSAAQVLEYLDGWTKIRSGSAEGYVPEDALFTGEEAQARAQEYEKDTVTVTAYVLNVREGCGTDSKILTQIKNGEVYETVGEATGGWYPVKVGDKSGWVSGDYVIA